In Limisalsivibrio acetivorans, one genomic interval encodes:
- a CDS encoding anaerobic C4-dicarboxylate transporter: MLYVQFLFLLVMLYIGSRYGGIGLGVVSGIGLAVEVFIFQMTPTSPPITVMLIILAVVTCASILEAAGGLKYMLQVAERLLRSNPKRITIFGPLVTYTITFMLGTGHAVYSIMPIIGDVALKNGIRPERPMAAASVASQLAITGSPISAAVVYYLSQLSGISSNITLLSILGVTVPATIIGTIAMSLYSLRRGKELKDDPEYQRRLQDPLWKEKIENTTATTLDEELPASSKHAVMLFILALLTIVVIAMFPEIRTIGGAEKPVKMSIIIQMMMLAFGGIIMIVTKTKSAKVPEGVVFKSGMVAAIAIFGIAWMSDTYFQHAMPSFKEGITGMVQNYPWTFALAMFIVSVVINSQAATCRMMLPVGLGLGLSPALLIGIMPSCYGYFFIPNYPSDIATCNFDNTGTTKIGKFYFNHSFMIPGLIGVPTACVVGYLLAKVLIG; the protein is encoded by the coding sequence ATGTTATACGTTCAGTTTTTATTCCTTCTTGTAATGCTCTACATCGGAAGCCGTTACGGCGGTATAGGCCTCGGAGTCGTCTCCGGTATAGGTCTGGCTGTTGAGGTCTTCATATTCCAGATGACCCCCACATCACCCCCCATAACCGTTATGCTCATCATCCTTGCGGTTGTAACCTGTGCATCTATCCTCGAAGCGGCGGGCGGTTTAAAGTATATGCTACAGGTTGCCGAACGGCTGTTGAGATCGAATCCGAAGCGTATCACAATCTTCGGCCCCCTTGTTACATACACCATTACCTTCATGCTCGGAACAGGGCATGCGGTGTACTCCATCATGCCCATTATCGGCGACGTTGCCCTTAAGAACGGTATAAGACCCGAACGTCCCATGGCGGCGGCTTCCGTCGCATCACAGCTCGCCATCACAGGAAGCCCCATCTCCGCAGCTGTTGTATACTACCTCAGCCAGCTGAGCGGAATAAGCAGCAATATAACTCTACTCTCCATACTCGGTGTCACAGTTCCCGCAACTATCATAGGAACCATAGCCATGTCACTATACAGCCTCCGCCGGGGTAAGGAGCTTAAGGACGATCCCGAATACCAGAGAAGGCTTCAGGATCCCCTCTGGAAGGAGAAGATCGAAAACACCACAGCAACCACACTTGACGAAGAGCTCCCCGCCTCTTCCAAGCATGCAGTAATGCTCTTCATTCTCGCACTCTTAACCATCGTTGTGATAGCCATGTTCCCTGAAATAAGGACCATCGGCGGCGCAGAGAAGCCCGTTAAGATGTCCATAATAATCCAGATGATGATGCTCGCCTTCGGCGGTATAATCATGATAGTAACCAAGACCAAGTCCGCAAAGGTTCCCGAAGGGGTTGTATTCAAGTCCGGTATGGTGGCGGCAATCGCTATCTTCGGTATCGCATGGATGAGCGACACCTACTTCCAGCACGCAATGCCCAGCTTCAAGGAAGGTATCACCGGAATGGTACAGAACTACCCATGGACCTTCGCACTTGCTATGTTCATAGTATCCGTTGTTATCAACTCCCAGGCGGCAACCTGCCGTATGATGCTACCCGTGGGTCTCGGCCTCGGCCTCAGCCCTGCCCTGCTCATCGGTATCATGCCCTCATGCTACGGATACTTCTTCATCCCCAACTATCCCTCTGATATTGCCACATGCAACTTCGACAACACCGGCACAACAAAGATAGGGAAGTTCTACTTCAACCACAGCTTCATGATTCCGGGACTTATAGGAGTTCCAACGGCATGTGTTGTGGGATACTTGCTGGCAAAGGTACTGATAGGATAA
- a CDS encoding substrate-binding periplasmic protein, which produces MKKVAALILFILYTSMCYADVYTVNTTYSSPYSTEGYSGILDLTLKEMFKRAGHTAVIQKVPAERSLNDVNSGFADADVGRVRGLEKIYKNFIIVDEPIIESRDFVAFTLEGSVDIDGYGDLKGMNVGSVRGWKIFEMQKDKYKSFTRTIDTADLFNLLKKKRIDVALNARLDGLVAAYGMGIEKIVVHEPPLASMEMFVYLNNKHSELAPVLAEKLREMKKDGTLLMLYQKVLRREAPAFAPRIEGGVIKGEDYQD; this is translated from the coding sequence ATGAAGAAAGTAGCTGCCTTAATTTTATTTATACTCTATACATCAATGTGTTATGCAGACGTGTATACTGTGAACACTACCTACTCAAGCCCCTATAGCACTGAGGGCTACAGTGGAATACTGGATCTTACCCTTAAGGAGATGTTCAAGAGAGCCGGCCACACTGCTGTTATACAGAAGGTTCCTGCGGAAAGAAGTCTCAATGATGTTAACAGCGGGTTTGCAGATGCTGATGTAGGGAGGGTTCGAGGACTAGAAAAGATATATAAGAACTTTATCATTGTTGATGAGCCTATTATTGAATCGAGGGATTTTGTAGCCTTCACGCTGGAGGGCAGCGTTGATATTGACGGATACGGCGATCTCAAGGGAATGAACGTGGGTAGCGTTCGGGGATGGAAGATCTTTGAGATGCAGAAGGATAAATATAAAAGCTTTACCAGGACTATAGACACAGCTGATCTTTTTAACCTGCTCAAAAAGAAGAGGATAGATGTTGCCCTCAACGCCCGTCTGGACGGTCTTGTTGCGGCCTACGGTATGGGAATTGAAAAGATAGTTGTGCATGAGCCACCTCTGGCGAGCATGGAGATGTTTGTTTATCTGAATAATAAGCACTCTGAGCTGGCCCCCGTTCTGGCGGAAAAGCTTCGGGAGATGAAGAAGGACGGAACACTTCTTATGCTTTATCAGAAAGTTTTAAGAAGGGAGGCTCCCGCATTCGCTCCACGCATTGAGGGTGGAGTAATTAAAGGTGAGGACTATCAGGACTGA
- a CDS encoding sensor histidine kinase — protein sequence MRTIRTESLNYQLFWRYIFFSIVAVLIISAVKVFLLYGTELNEVEKRFAIVEDSLVPPLERALWVRNDEMLSAQLLGITSMPDLEYAEISEMGYVISSGSVQSDEVIIRDYELRYNYEGSERIVGRLSVTAGLSGVYSRLWDSFYKSLIFDSAVILSVGLFMLLMFSRMVTSRLHAVSSSLSQLDFTSEIEGRLRVCEEYEKLDNELGELVGSINDLGRRLERELGLRHSTEKQLKLANEQMEEKVLERTDEIFKAQQKLVQLNEELNTLNSELEDRVADEVKTRREKEQLLIQQSRMASMGEMIGVIGHQWKQPLNSISLLAEMIEEEISDCGAEISEEVTRSAEIITNQVQFMAKTLDHFRNFFKPSSQKTVFSLIKATEDVLYIMAPIIEKEDVELVREFPEDDIFVYGYSNELKQVILNLLSNARDAVVSSRKFKSSSERGRLVLVIKPENGSVELFVQDNGGGIPDDIMPRIFEPYFTTKGEAGSGIGLFMSQVIITENMNGEIKAENMDKGSRFSIRLRMEKRDTTA from the coding sequence GTGAGGACTATCAGGACTGAGAGTCTTAATTATCAACTTTTTTGGCGTTATATTTTTTTCAGTATCGTCGCTGTTCTTATTATTTCTGCTGTTAAGGTCTTCCTGCTTTACGGCACCGAACTGAATGAGGTTGAAAAGCGTTTTGCCATTGTTGAAGACTCCCTTGTGCCACCCTTGGAGCGAGCTCTCTGGGTACGCAATGACGAGATGCTTAGTGCCCAGCTCCTTGGGATAACAAGCATGCCGGATCTGGAGTATGCCGAGATCTCCGAGATGGGCTATGTGATAAGTTCGGGCTCGGTACAGTCGGACGAGGTTATTATTCGTGACTATGAGCTTAGGTACAACTACGAGGGGAGCGAGCGCATAGTCGGCAGGCTCAGCGTAACAGCTGGTTTAAGTGGTGTTTATTCAAGGCTTTGGGACAGTTTTTATAAGAGCCTTATCTTTGATAGTGCAGTAATCCTGTCCGTTGGGCTTTTTATGCTCCTCATGTTTTCACGTATGGTAACAAGCAGGCTCCATGCGGTTAGCTCATCCCTTTCTCAACTCGACTTCACCAGTGAAATTGAAGGGCGTCTACGGGTATGCGAAGAGTATGAGAAGTTGGATAACGAGCTTGGTGAGCTTGTGGGAAGTATAAACGATCTGGGTCGAAGGCTCGAGCGTGAGCTTGGATTAAGGCACTCCACTGAGAAACAGCTGAAGCTTGCCAACGAGCAGATGGAGGAGAAGGTTCTTGAGCGCACAGACGAGATATTCAAGGCTCAGCAGAAGCTGGTTCAGCTAAACGAGGAGCTGAATACACTGAACTCCGAACTTGAGGACAGGGTAGCCGATGAGGTTAAGACAAGGCGGGAGAAGGAACAGCTCCTTATCCAGCAGTCCCGAATGGCTTCCATGGGAGAGATGATAGGGGTTATTGGTCACCAGTGGAAGCAGCCGCTGAACTCCATAAGCCTCCTTGCGGAGATGATCGAAGAAGAGATAAGCGATTGCGGTGCAGAGATCTCCGAAGAGGTTACCCGCTCGGCGGAGATCATTACCAACCAGGTTCAGTTTATGGCAAAAACCCTGGACCATTTCAGAAATTTCTTCAAACCCTCGTCTCAAAAGACCGTATTCTCACTCATCAAGGCTACGGAGGATGTTCTGTATATAATGGCACCCATCATTGAAAAGGAGGATGTTGAACTTGTAAGGGAATTTCCTGAGGATGATATCTTCGTTTACGGATATTCCAACGAGCTCAAGCAGGTGATACTGAACTTACTTTCCAATGCCCGGGACGCTGTTGTTTCCAGCAGAAAATTCAAATCCTCCAGTGAGCGGGGGCGATTGGTTCTTGTTATCAAACCGGAAAACGGAAGTGTCGAGCTCTTCGTTCAGGATAACGGAGGGGGGATACCGGATGATATTATGCCTAGAATCTTCGAACCTTACTTTACCACAAAGGGTGAAGCGGGTAGTGGTATCGGCCTTTTTATGTCCCAGGTTATCATAACAGAGAATATGAACGGCGAGATAAAGGCCGAGAATATGGATAAAGGTTCCAGATTCAGTATACGCCTTAGAATGGAAAAACGGGACACCACCGCTTAA